The proteins below are encoded in one region of Belonocnema kinseyi isolate 2016_QV_RU_SX_M_011 chromosome 5, B_treatae_v1, whole genome shotgun sequence:
- the LOC117173739 gene encoding solute carrier family 2, facilitated glucose transporter member 8-like yields the protein MNSSLNENNNKHKDLEHEIVEDFRRKPEKRKSPFLQYTAAVTACLTAAGLGCNISWTSPAIPHLISYKSEFAVTINQSTWIASLNSVGMVIGYLLIPLIMRLLNPKNTLLLLTIPQLTSCILIILGRNYITLVIGRIIGGIGYGSGLCAASVYVGEIGDKNTRASFLVLIKLGINSGPNM from the exons ATGAACAGCTCCTTGAATGAGAATAATAACAAACATAAGGATCTCGAGCACGAAATTGTGGAAGATTTTAGGAGAAAACCTGAAAAAAGGAAGTCTCCTTTTTTGCAATATACGGCTGCTGTGACTG cttGCTTAACAGCAGCAGGATTAGGCTGCAATATATCCTGGACAAGTCCAGCAATTCCTCACCTGATCAGCTACAAATCAGAATTTGCTGTGACTATAAATCAAAGTACCTGGATTGCATCCTTAAATAGTGTTGGCATGGTAATTGGATATCTTTTGATCCCTTTAATAATGAGGCTTCTGaatccaaaaaatacattattattactCACGATACCACAACTCACATCTTGCATTCTCATAATTCTTGGAAGAAATTACATTACACTTGTCATTGGAAGAATCATAGGAGGCATCGGTTATGGTTCTGGATTATGCGCCGCTTCTGTCTACGTGGGAGAAATTGGAGATAAAAATACGAGAGCATCATTTTTGGTGCTAATTAAATTGGGAATTAATTCAGGA CCGAATATGTAA